Proteins from a genomic interval of Thamnophis elegans isolate rThaEle1 chromosome 2, rThaEle1.pri, whole genome shotgun sequence:
- the PSMB9 gene encoding proteasome subunit beta type-9, protein MDHRGVTKISTGTTIMAVEFDGGVVLGSDSRVSAGDSVVNCFYNKLVPLHDRIYCALSGSAAAAEAMADMINYQLELHSLETEKSPRVLAAATLVKALSYKHPELSAHLLVAGWDPQNGGQVYSTLGGMLNRQPVSIGGSGSTFIYGYVDSAYKPGMNREECRQFTKNAIALAMVRDGSSGGIIYLVTITKDGAKEEVVLGDDIPKFYDE, encoded by the exons ATGGACCATCGCGGGGTAACGAAGATCAGCACCGGG ACCACCATCATGGCTGTGGAGTTTGATGGCGGGGTCGTCCTGGGCTCTGACTCCCGAGTTTCTGCAGG GGACTCGGTGGTCAACTGCTTCTATAACAAGCTGGTGCCCCTGCACGACCGGATTTACTGTGCCCTCTCTGGCTCTGCGGCTGCTGCTGAGGCCATGGCTGACATGATCAATTACCAGCTGGAGCTCCACAG CCTGGAGACAGAGAAGTCCCCACGGGTCCTGGCCGCAGCCACGTTGGTGAAAGCCCTCAGCTACAAACACCCGGAGCTCTCGGCCCACCTGCTGGTGGCTGGATGGGACCCCCAGAATGGCGGGCAG GTCTACAGTACGTTGGGAGGAATGTTAAACCGGCAGCCCGTTTCCATTGGAGGGTCAGGAAGCACCTTCATTTACGGCTATGTCGATTCTGCCTACAAACCCGGGATGAATCGGGAGGAATGTCGTCAGTTCACCAAAAACG CTATTGCCTTGGCGATGGTCCGGGATGGTTCCAGTGGGGGCATCATCTACCTTGTCACCATCACCAAAGACGGCGCCAAGGAAGAAGTGGTTTTAGGAGACGATATCCCCAAATTTTACGATGAATGA